GAGCAGGTCGTTGGTTCGAGTCCAATAAGAGGCTCTTCGTAAAAAAGCCCCAGAGTCGCGGATGCGCCTTGGGGGCTTTTTTCTTGCGCCGCTGTTTAGCTGAGCAATGCCATTGGGATTCTAAAAATCAGCGCCGGAAGTACACGGTGAAGGTAGAGCCCACGCCCACCTCGCTTTCCACCTCAATTTTGCCCCCCGCGTTCTCCATTATCTTCTTCACCATGTACAGCCCAATGCCGGAGCCCTCTACATGGGTGTGGTAGCGCTGAAACATGGTAAACAACTGCCGCTCCCGCGTCAGGTCGAGGCCCAGGCCGTTGTCTTGCACTTGCATAACATCATATGCAGCCTCCGTGTGGCAACTAATCCGCACACGGGCCGGACGGTTGGGGTAGCGGTATTTGAAGGCGTTGCTCAACAGATTATACACTATCGAGCGCAGGTTTTTCTTTGAGAAGGAAAGCGTGGGGCAGCTGTCTACGTCTACTTCCAGCTCTGCCTCCGCCTGCTCCATCAGAGGCAGCAAATCAAGCCGAACCCCCTCTATCACGTCGGCTACATCAATAGTTATGGCGGGCTGATCGTGCTCCTTTTGCAGCTTCGATACTTCCGTCAGGTGGTCGATGGTCGTTTTGAAACGATCAACGGCACCATGCATCAACGACAGAATGAAGTTTACGTCGCCCTCCTGACTGCTGGGGGCAATTGTTGTTGCAACGCGTGCAGCAAGCCCTCAATGTTGGTAATCGGCGCTTTCAGATCGTGGGAGGCGGTATAGATGAAATTATCCAAGTCCACATTGGTGCGGCGGAGCTGGTCGTTGGTGGTTTCCAGCTCTGCATTGGCAGCGGTCAGCTCTTCGGCCAGCATCTGCGTCTGTTGTCGGCTGGTTTCCGTAGCCTGACGCGCCTCCACAGCCTCCGTAACATCCGTGACCATGGAGAAAAATCCGAGCACCTGTCCTCCCCGGATATCCGGCACGTAACTCGTTCTTATGTATCGAACAAAATCTTCCCGATAGGGCATTCTTGCCTCAAAATCCAGCCGCTCTCCCGCCAAGGCCCGCTCAATGTAGTGGGTTACTCCTTGGTAGGCCTTGTCGCCTATTACTTCATAGATAAGGCGGTTTACCAAGGTTTCCGGCCGTTGTTTAAACCATACATTGTAGGCCTCATTAGCAAACTGATAGCGCTGTTCCTGATCTATATAGCTGATCAGAACCGGCAAAGCATCCGTGATAAGGCGCAGCTTTTGGGTGCTGGCCTCACTCGCCTGGCGAGCCGCTACCTGCTCCGTTACCTCAAAGGCAAACACGAGCACCCCATCAATCTGTCCGTGCTCATCATATCGAGCCTGTTGAATAAAATTGAAGTAACGGTCTTCCAGCACTCCATCTTCCGTACGGGCAAAAGGAATGAGCAACGCATGCTCTTCGTGAGTGCCCCCTGTTCGTATATACTCCGAAATGTTTCGCCGGCTCGATTACCGATTACTTCTGGCAAGGCCTCATAAATGGACCGGCCTAGCAGCCGTCTGCGAGGAAATAGTTGCTGGTAGCTAGGATTTACCAGCTCGTAGATGAGGTCAGGACCGTTGAGAATACAAATGGCAGCGGGAGCCTGCATAAACAGCCGCTCCAAGCGTTGGCGCTGACGCTCGGTTTCGGCTTGGGCGTGCTGTAGTTCTGCTGTGCGCCGTTGTACCCGCCCTTCCAGTTCCGTGTTGAGCTGTTTAAGTTCTTGCTGGGTGCGAGACAGCTCGGCGTTGTTGGTGAGAAATTCCTCGTTTGCAGCATGAAGCTCTTCATTGGCAGCCGCTAACTCCTCATTCAGGTCCTGTACTTGCTGGCGGCTCCGCTCTACCTGTTGGCGGGCTTTTACCTGTGCCGTTACCTCGTAAGCAAACACAAGAATGCCCATAATCTGGCCATCCAGATTGCGAG
The window above is part of the Hymenobacter radiodurans genome. Proteins encoded here:
- a CDS encoding PAS domain-containing sensor histidine kinase, which codes for MLEDRYFNFIQQARYDEHGQIDGVLVFAFEVTEQVAARQASEASTQKLRLITDALPVLISYIDQEQRYQFANEAYNVWFKQRPETLVNRLIYEVIGDKAYQGVTHYIERALAGERLDFEARMPYREDFVRYIRTSYVPDIRGGQVLGFFSMVTDVTEAVEARQATETSRQQTQMLAEELTAANAELETTNDQLRRTNVDLDNFIYTASHDLKAPITNIEGLLHALQQQLPPAVRRAT
- a CDS encoding sensor histidine kinase is translated as MHGAVDRFKTTIDHLTEVSKLQKEHDQPAITIDVADVIEGVRLDLLPLMEQAEAELEVDVDSCPTLSFSKKNLRSIVYNLLSNAFKYRYPNRPARVRISCHTEAAYDVMQVQDNGLGLDLTRERQLFTMFQRYHTHVEGSGIGLYMVKKIMENAGGKIEVESEVGVGSTFTVYFRR